The Terriglobales bacterium genome contains a region encoding:
- a CDS encoding carboxypeptidase regulatory-like domain-containing protein, with protein sequence MCRKLSLWLCSLLVAANCAFAQVTASSSIQGTVTDKSGAAIVGAEITVTSTATGVSRSMKTGADGSYRFDPLAVGVYSLSVSMTGFDKARAERVQTLVGSTTAQNFTLSVGSATETVEVSAEAPLLDALKTDVSQNITPKEVQDLPLIGRDVANLAYLTPGVKAADSYDPTKNRYAILSVNGDGGRNVNVTVNGVDNKDNTVGGPVMQLPLEAVQEFAISTQRFSAANGRSEGAAINMITKSGSNNYHGSLFGFFRDQTFNADQHPLPDQTANPPYSRQQFGGSVGGPFVKDKFFGFFAYERQREHTSIQEFGTTFDELTLAQPLGAKPIAVVPTPFFETRYNGRADYIINSKNTAYLSYNSQGNNSNNDQSDGFQDATAGNFTTNQLQLANLTLNSTLSNTTVNSFTFGFQYWNNVIDSKIRVPLITFPGGGSNNCGAGGSCFGTNANVPQQSFQRKWQFKDDVSKSWNNHNFKFGVDYIHNPTLGGYFEFNDTLEVDFGADPSQITTDKVNFPQGFATPGAVAGMSISNGDPATNVPGGTKQFGTYFQDDWKVSRRLTLNLGLRWDKDFNFIGGSSIANSRTYQELVAISSISPLAKQFTFKKPSDDNRNFSPRVGFAYDLTGAGKHVLRGGFGLYYGNIFQNIPLFMEQMSNPTIFQTQFSLSNDTDIVPGTGIQLKNYRYGVDPLPTVGAPSSQLLAGSTGRLMDPFYQNPMTEEANIGYSWQLNNSSVIEAEYVHVLGLHLNKTININPQLPIGGNPANGFARPLSAAFAAAGQPVLASVRDEQSIGRSRYDGMNLSYRQQMVRHFSLRANYTLAKAQAYGDTGTSFRHYPRDPRNPFSPFEYGPTFNDERHHLTLAAVADLPWKIQFAPILQVGSGRPYNAAAPTDTLGFGSGEDNRAVVVTNSAPNTYITGSAGRTCYFAGTCHLVPFNSLRGDSFLQLDARLSKNFKIGEKANLQIMAQAFNLTNRSNYGNDVNTNVLGKDKSNNSTLGTSAGFINPTSTNIPRSLAGEFGFRFSF encoded by the coding sequence ATGTGTAGGAAGTTATCTCTATGGCTCTGTAGCTTATTAGTTGCCGCCAACTGTGCATTTGCTCAGGTAACTGCCAGCTCAAGCATTCAAGGCACAGTCACTGACAAAAGTGGCGCCGCTATAGTCGGTGCAGAAATTACTGTCACTAGCACGGCGACCGGTGTGAGCCGGTCGATGAAGACCGGCGCTGATGGCAGCTACCGATTTGATCCACTAGCCGTCGGAGTCTATAGCCTGTCTGTAAGTATGACGGGTTTTGACAAGGCGCGCGCCGAGAGAGTGCAAACTCTGGTTGGATCTACTACCGCGCAAAATTTCACGCTTAGCGTGGGTTCCGCAACTGAAACCGTCGAAGTCAGCGCGGAAGCTCCACTCTTGGACGCGCTGAAAACCGACGTTAGTCAAAACATTACGCCGAAGGAAGTGCAGGATCTTCCGCTCATCGGTCGCGACGTCGCGAACCTCGCGTATCTCACACCCGGCGTGAAAGCTGCGGATTCCTACGATCCCACGAAGAATCGCTATGCGATTCTCTCCGTCAATGGTGATGGTGGCCGCAACGTGAACGTCACTGTGAATGGCGTCGACAACAAGGACAACACTGTCGGCGGCCCGGTTATGCAGCTTCCTCTGGAAGCCGTGCAGGAGTTTGCAATCTCCACGCAGAGGTTCTCTGCCGCAAATGGACGATCAGAAGGCGCCGCGATCAACATGATTACCAAATCGGGATCGAACAATTATCACGGTTCACTTTTTGGCTTCTTCCGTGATCAGACGTTCAACGCCGATCAGCACCCGCTACCGGACCAGACCGCGAATCCACCATACTCGCGCCAGCAGTTCGGCGGAAGCGTCGGCGGACCGTTTGTTAAGGATAAGTTCTTCGGCTTCTTCGCTTACGAGCGGCAGCGAGAGCACACCAGCATCCAGGAGTTCGGTACTACGTTCGATGAGTTGACTCTTGCTCAGCCGTTGGGCGCGAAGCCCATCGCAGTCGTGCCCACTCCGTTTTTTGAGACACGCTACAACGGTCGGGCTGACTACATCATCAACTCGAAAAATACCGCCTATCTGAGCTATAACTCGCAGGGAAACAACAGCAACAACGATCAGTCGGACGGCTTCCAGGATGCCACCGCCGGAAATTTCACGACTAACCAGCTGCAACTGGCGAACCTGACACTGAATTCAACCCTGTCTAATACGACAGTAAACAGCTTCACCTTCGGCTTCCAGTATTGGAACAACGTCATTGACAGCAAGATTCGTGTACCGCTGATCACCTTCCCGGGCGGCGGCAGCAACAACTGCGGCGCCGGCGGCTCTTGCTTCGGCACCAACGCCAACGTTCCTCAGCAATCGTTCCAGCGCAAGTGGCAGTTCAAAGACGATGTCTCGAAGAGCTGGAACAACCACAACTTCAAGTTTGGAGTGGATTACATTCACAATCCGACTCTGGGGGGATACTTCGAGTTCAACGACACGCTCGAAGTGGATTTCGGAGCCGATCCGAGCCAAATCACGACCGATAAGGTCAATTTCCCGCAGGGATTCGCGACCCCGGGAGCAGTTGCCGGAATGTCGATCTCTAATGGTGATCCGGCGACGAACGTTCCCGGTGGAACCAAGCAATTCGGAACCTACTTCCAGGATGACTGGAAGGTCTCAAGGCGCTTGACGCTGAACCTGGGTTTGCGTTGGGACAAGGACTTCAACTTTATCGGGGGTTCGTCCATCGCCAACAGCCGGACCTATCAGGAGTTGGTAGCGATCTCCAGCATCAGTCCGCTGGCAAAACAGTTCACCTTCAAGAAACCAAGTGACGACAACCGGAACTTTAGTCCGCGCGTCGGTTTTGCCTATGACCTCACTGGCGCCGGAAAGCATGTTCTGCGTGGAGGCTTCGGTCTCTACTACGGAAACATCTTCCAGAACATTCCCTTGTTCATGGAACAGATGAGCAACCCCACGATTTTCCAGACGCAGTTCTCATTATCGAATGACACGGACATCGTGCCGGGAACGGGCATTCAACTCAAGAACTACCGTTACGGTGTGGATCCATTGCCGACAGTCGGAGCCCCTTCGAGTCAACTCCTTGCTGGCAGCACTGGACGCCTGATGGATCCGTTCTATCAGAACCCGATGACCGAAGAGGCCAACATTGGCTATAGCTGGCAATTGAACAATTCTTCGGTGATTGAAGCCGAGTACGTCCACGTGCTGGGCCTACATCTGAACAAGACGATCAACATTAATCCGCAGTTGCCGATCGGCGGCAATCCCGCAAATGGTTTCGCACGTCCGCTTTCGGCAGCATTTGCGGCGGCTGGACAGCCTGTCCTTGCCAGCGTCCGCGACGAGCAATCGATTGGTCGTTCGCGCTACGACGGCATGAACCTCAGCTACCGGCAGCAGATGGTTCGCCATTTCTCGTTGCGGGCTAATTACACACTGGCGAAAGCACAGGCATATGGAGATACTGGTACGTCTTTCCGCCACTATCCTCGCGATCCGCGCAATCCGTTTTCGCCGTTTGAGTACGGTCCAACCTTTAACGATGAACGTCATCACCTGACTCTGGCTGCTGTAGCCGATTTGCCGTGGAAGATTCAGTTTGCCCCAATCCTGCAAGTTGGCTCGGGCCGTCCTTACAACGCCGCGGCTCCCACGGATACGCTCGGTTTCGGATCGGGTGAGGACAATCGCGCGGTAGTGGTAACAAACAGCGCCCCGAACACGTACATAACGGGAAGCGCTGGGCGAACCTGCTACTTTGCCGGAACTTGCCATCTAGTGCCTTTCAACTCCCTCCGTGGAGACTCTTTCCTTCAGCTTGACGCACGCTTGAGCAAGAACTTCAAGATTGGTGAAAAGGCCAATTTGCAGATCATGGCTCAGGCATTCAACCTGACCAATCGGTCGAACTACGGCAATGACGTCAACACGAACGTTCTGGGCAAAGACAAGAGCAACAACAGTACTCTTGGTACTTCTGCCGGATTCATCAATCCAACCAGCACGAACATTCCACGGTCGTTGGCTGGTGAATTCGGATTCCGTTTCAGCTTCTAG
- a CDS encoding ABC transporter permease: MSFIKIGSFFRNLFRKDEVDEQLDQEVSSYVAMLADEKMDRGMSREQAVRAAKVELGGSDQVKEQVREVRTGAWLESLLQDLRFGWRMVMHNPGFSALVVLTLALGIGANTAIFSVVYGVLLRPLPYADGSKLVVLKQQASKARLDSVPFSPKEVFDYRDYNHTLQSVVEYHSMSFLLLGKENAERVQTGVVSANFFDVLGTKPLLGRTFVPADETKGADAVLVLSYEYWQRHQGGDPSVVGKVFQMNNRPHTVIGVLPPIPQYPSENDVYMPTTQCPFRSSPRTIENRQARMLPAVFGRLKPGVTLQSAQADLSTIARQLESSYPKDYPKEYGYGLALAPLQNELIQRARLTLIVLLGAAGFVLLIACANVANLMLARVLKRERELAVRSALGASKLRLIRQLLTEAVMLALAGGALGLLIAPPALRLLVKFAARFTTRAGEVKIDWPILLFTLLASILAGILAGFVPAISSSRQITDALKQATGQTTASGSRQRMRAALVVAQVTVSFMLLVGAGLMLRSIVNLQRVDPGFRVDHLLTLRMSANFSKYTTNQDFEQLSDNVLRKVSSIGGVESAAIVSNYPFSKQGIVSGPGNTGIQIEGRLPAPGETPPQIDLTLVSPDYFNAIRQPLLEGRFFTDHDDHKAVNVGIINQTMRHHFWSTEDPIGKRITTDQGQSWITIAGVVGDAREYGLQHDVLDEIYLPVKQFGGANRLVVRTATDPMSMASLVRSALHDVDPQLAVDQVDSMDRLEQDSMASPRTTTILLGIFAGLALLISATGIAGVMALSINQRAHELGIRLALGQSKSSILQMVVRQGLAMAVMGTILGIIGALALARLLSSLLYQTSPTDALTYSAVALVFLLAAAISCFVPAHRVTLIDPSQALRQE, encoded by the coding sequence ATGTCTTTCATCAAGATCGGTAGCTTCTTCCGAAACCTATTTCGTAAAGATGAAGTCGATGAACAACTCGATCAGGAAGTCTCTTCTTATGTGGCGATGCTAGCCGACGAGAAGATGGACAGGGGCATGAGCCGTGAGCAAGCCGTTCGCGCTGCCAAAGTCGAACTCGGGGGATCGGATCAGGTGAAAGAACAGGTGCGTGAGGTTCGTACTGGAGCATGGCTCGAAAGCTTGCTGCAAGACCTTCGTTTCGGCTGGCGGATGGTCATGCATAATCCGGGATTCTCGGCGCTGGTGGTCCTCACGCTCGCTCTAGGCATCGGCGCAAATACTGCGATTTTTAGTGTTGTCTACGGAGTGTTGCTCCGTCCTCTTCCTTACGCCGATGGATCGAAGCTCGTGGTTTTGAAGCAGCAGGCGAGCAAGGCGAGGCTCGACAGCGTGCCGTTCTCTCCTAAGGAGGTTTTCGACTATAGGGACTACAACCACACACTTCAGTCGGTAGTGGAATACCACAGCATGTCGTTTCTCCTTTTGGGAAAGGAAAACGCAGAGCGCGTCCAGACCGGTGTGGTCTCTGCGAACTTTTTTGACGTGCTCGGAACTAAGCCACTGTTGGGCAGAACGTTCGTACCTGCTGATGAAACCAAGGGTGCCGATGCTGTGCTCGTACTCAGCTACGAATACTGGCAGCGTCATCAGGGCGGAGATCCGAGCGTAGTCGGCAAAGTATTCCAGATGAACAACCGGCCTCACACCGTCATTGGAGTGTTACCGCCGATTCCTCAATATCCTTCAGAAAACGATGTCTACATGCCGACCACGCAGTGTCCGTTCCGGTCGAGTCCGCGGACAATCGAAAATCGCCAGGCGCGGATGCTGCCCGCAGTTTTCGGAAGACTCAAACCCGGAGTCACTCTGCAGTCGGCCCAGGCAGATCTTTCGACGATCGCACGCCAGCTCGAAAGCTCCTATCCGAAAGACTATCCCAAAGAATATGGATACGGCCTGGCGTTGGCGCCATTGCAGAATGAACTCATTCAACGGGCTCGCTTGACGTTGATCGTACTGCTGGGAGCGGCGGGATTCGTGCTGCTCATCGCGTGCGCCAACGTTGCCAATCTGATGTTGGCGCGAGTTCTGAAGCGAGAGCGCGAACTTGCCGTGCGCAGCGCGTTAGGCGCGAGCAAACTGCGCCTGATACGCCAGCTCTTGACCGAAGCAGTGATGCTTGCGCTGGCCGGCGGCGCCCTGGGGCTACTGATCGCTCCACCAGCCTTGCGATTGCTTGTGAAATTTGCAGCTCGTTTTACAACCCGAGCCGGCGAGGTGAAGATCGATTGGCCGATTCTTTTATTTACACTCCTGGCTTCCATCCTTGCGGGTATTTTGGCCGGATTCGTTCCCGCGATCTCGTCAAGCCGTCAGATTACCGACGCACTGAAGCAGGCGACCGGACAGACAACAGCCAGCGGCAGCCGTCAGAGGATGCGTGCCGCCTTAGTGGTCGCTCAGGTTACGGTTTCGTTCATGCTGCTGGTGGGCGCAGGACTGATGCTGCGGAGCATTGTGAATCTGCAGAGAGTCGATCCGGGATTCAGAGTGGATCATTTGCTCACGCTACGGATGAGCGCCAACTTCTCGAAGTACACAACCAATCAGGATTTTGAACAGCTCTCCGATAATGTGTTGCGCAAGGTCAGTTCAATCGGGGGCGTCGAGTCCGCAGCGATCGTGAGCAACTATCCCTTCAGCAAACAGGGAATCGTTTCCGGTCCCGGCAACACCGGAATACAAATCGAGGGCAGGCTGCCGGCTCCCGGAGAGACGCCGCCGCAAATCGATCTGACATTAGTCTCTCCTGATTACTTCAACGCAATTCGCCAGCCTCTGCTGGAAGGAAGGTTTTTTACCGATCACGATGACCATAAAGCTGTGAACGTAGGCATCATCAATCAAACGATGCGGCACCACTTCTGGTCTACAGAAGATCCGATTGGCAAGCGCATAACTACTGATCAGGGACAAAGCTGGATTACTATCGCTGGCGTAGTAGGGGATGCCCGCGAGTACGGCTTGCAACACGACGTACTGGACGAGATCTATCTTCCCGTAAAGCAGTTCGGCGGCGCCAATCGCCTTGTTGTAAGGACGGCCACCGATCCCATGAGTATGGCTTCCTTGGTTCGATCGGCGCTGCACGATGTTGATCCGCAACTTGCCGTCGATCAGGTGGACAGCATGGACCGGCTCGAGCAGGACTCAATGGCTTCGCCCCGGACGACAACCATTCTCCTAGGAATATTCGCTGGCCTCGCACTACTCATTAGCGCAACCGGAATTGCCGGTGTGATGGCGCTCTCGATCAATCAGCGAGCGCACGAGCTAGGCATTCGACTGGCTCTGGGGCAATCGAAAAGTTCCATCCTGCAAATGGTTGTTCGCCAGGGGCTCGCCATGGCCGTGATGGGTACCATCTTGGGAATCATCGGAGCGCTGGCTCTTGCCCGGTTGCTCTCTTCATTGCTTTACCAGACGAGCCCAACGGATGCGCTCACCTACAGTGCCGTGGCACTCGTTTTTCTCTTGGCGGCAGCGATTTCCTGTTTCGTTCCTGCCCATCGAGTCACGCTCATCGATCCTTCCCAAGCCTTGCGGCAAGAGTGA
- a CDS encoding DJ-1/PfpI family protein: MKRRELLKGAAAFGVASALPLSIARPAITSDGVPKGNRALPAASPLKPPAEGSIPVAFVISDGAVMIDFAGPWEVFQDAAMGVNSVQMMPAFKLYTVAETTKPIKASAGMKIIPDYSIENAPAPKVIVVPAQQSASKSVLGWIRKASQTADVTMSVCTGAFVLAEAGLLSGKTATTHHSSYKTMAMENPDIHVKRGARFVEDGNIATAGGLSSGIDLALHVVERYYGREAADRTAYYMEYQGKGWMNADSNDAYAKIPVSTDAHPLCPVCEMEVAPGSPLKSVYKSKTYYFCMQDHKQAFDASPDKYLNAT, from the coding sequence ATGAAGAGAAGAGAATTACTCAAAGGCGCGGCGGCATTTGGAGTCGCATCAGCATTACCGTTATCGATTGCACGACCGGCTATAACCTCGGACGGAGTTCCAAAAGGGAACAGAGCCTTGCCGGCCGCCAGTCCTCTCAAGCCACCGGCAGAGGGCAGTATTCCGGTTGCGTTCGTGATCTCTGACGGCGCGGTGATGATCGACTTCGCCGGCCCATGGGAAGTCTTCCAGGATGCCGCAATGGGCGTGAATTCGGTTCAGATGATGCCTGCCTTCAAGCTGTACACAGTGGCGGAGACGACCAAGCCGATCAAGGCGAGTGCTGGAATGAAGATCATCCCTGACTACAGTATTGAGAACGCTCCGGCTCCGAAGGTGATCGTTGTTCCCGCCCAGCAGAGTGCAAGTAAGTCTGTTTTGGGTTGGATTCGCAAGGCTTCTCAGACCGCAGACGTGACGATGTCGGTTTGCACTGGAGCATTTGTTCTCGCGGAGGCCGGCTTGTTGTCAGGAAAGACAGCAACGACTCACCACAGCTCCTACAAGACGATGGCTATGGAAAATCCCGACATTCACGTGAAGCGCGGCGCGAGATTTGTCGAGGATGGAAATATTGCAACCGCCGGTGGACTCTCCTCCGGAATTGATCTCGCTCTACACGTTGTTGAGCGTTATTACGGTCGCGAAGCGGCTGATCGCACTGCTTACTACATGGAATATCAGGGCAAAGGGTGGATGAACGCCGATTCGAACGATGCGTACGCAAAGATCCCGGTCTCGACCGATGCCCATCCGCTCTGTCCGGTGTGCGAGATGGAAGTGGCGCCGGGAAGCCCGTTGAAGTCTGTCTACAAAAGTAAGACTTATTACTTCTGTATGCAGGATCACAAACAGGCGTTCGATGCTTCGCCAGATAAATACTTGAATGCGACTTAG
- a CDS encoding PadR family transcriptional regulator, whose amino-acid sequence MAPEQTALLQGTLDLLILKSLALDQMHGLGIARRVEQITGGTFQVKPGSLFPALHRMEEEGWVSSEWGESENNRRAKYYRLTKAGRRQLETESERWSRISLAIAQALASS is encoded by the coding sequence GTGGCGCCTGAACAAACCGCATTACTGCAGGGGACTTTGGACCTGCTCATCTTGAAGTCTTTGGCTCTTGACCAGATGCATGGACTGGGAATTGCAAGACGTGTTGAGCAGATTACCGGTGGAACGTTTCAAGTGAAACCGGGATCGCTTTTTCCCGCTTTGCACCGCATGGAAGAGGAAGGCTGGGTGAGCTCGGAGTGGGGCGAGTCGGAGAACAATCGGCGCGCTAAGTATTACCGGCTCACTAAAGCTGGTCGGCGACAGCTTGAGACGGAAAGCGAGCGGTGGAGTCGCATCTCGCTTGCGATTGCTCAGGCGCTGGCAAGTTCTTAA
- a CDS encoding ABC transporter permease yields the protein MQNILQDVRYALRQLLKSPGFAMTALLTLAVGIGANVVVFGVMNGLLLNPLPVPNPEQVYTLQHGGQGEMSNSFPDYLDVRERNSVFSGIAATRVARIGLEASNLAQPVWGYEVTGNYFETLGVRPELGRFLSPGDERGDHAAEVVVLSYACWKSRFNGDPRILGATVRINKQPYNVIGVAPASFYGTEKFFWPEVWLPILNEQQIEGYNWIKRRNDSNAWVVGRLKPGITRVQAEANLNNIAAQLAREYPASDEHLSFRLSRPGLLGDMLGGPVRGFMFGVMLLAVLVLLAACTNLGGLLASRTADRARELSIRVALGSSRSRILRQLVVESVVVAIAGGIVALSLSAVLLQFLSRWRPVADFPLQFLVQPDRKLYLFAFLVSIATGLIFGCMPVRQIWRTDPNQVLRAGSGTAVGTGRLALRDVLLGVQIAVCCLLVTACFVSLRGLQRALTTPLGFDPRGTTLAIFDLHLAGYTDEQVPAVQKLLLDTVSRMPGVTTAAFGSTTPLALDQSSTSVFDETITEFRASAQKFHASYYQVSPGYFVACGTRMLTGHEFTWHDDEHSPKVAIVNAVFARRMFGTEQAVGKRFRSHGKQPWEIVGVVEQGKYELLAEEPRPAIFYPILQSPNTSTVLVLRSTLASQQMIPAIREAIYRIDPSIPMFNLNSWQDSLSFMMLPAVAATVALSVFGSLAIVLAVTGLFGLASYTVSKRMRELGIRVALGAQQVQVLRAALTRTVLLLLMGSLTGLLLGVAATKVLASIVYHASAADPLVLLGVVVTMALVGLLSASIPARRALAIHPMDLLREE from the coding sequence ATGCAAAACATTCTTCAGGATGTTCGCTACGCCCTTCGCCAGTTACTAAAGTCGCCAGGCTTCGCTATGACTGCTCTTCTCACGCTTGCGGTGGGAATCGGAGCGAACGTCGTTGTTTTCGGCGTCATGAACGGGCTGCTGCTGAATCCGCTTCCAGTCCCGAATCCCGAGCAGGTGTACACGCTCCAGCACGGCGGGCAGGGGGAGATGAGCAACTCGTTTCCCGATTACCTCGACGTCCGGGAACGAAACAGTGTCTTTTCCGGAATTGCGGCGACTCGAGTCGCCCGCATTGGTCTTGAAGCGTCGAACCTTGCGCAGCCGGTATGGGGATACGAGGTCACGGGAAATTATTTTGAGACGCTCGGTGTGCGTCCCGAATTGGGCCGATTCCTGTCGCCGGGCGACGAACGTGGCGATCATGCCGCCGAAGTAGTCGTTCTGAGCTACGCCTGCTGGAAGTCGCGGTTTAACGGAGACCCACGAATTCTTGGCGCCACCGTGCGGATTAACAAACAGCCGTACAACGTAATTGGGGTGGCGCCGGCTAGCTTCTATGGAACCGAGAAGTTCTTTTGGCCCGAAGTGTGGCTTCCTATTCTCAACGAGCAGCAGATCGAGGGATACAACTGGATCAAGCGGCGCAACGACTCCAATGCCTGGGTTGTTGGACGACTCAAACCCGGAATCACTAGGGTGCAGGCCGAAGCGAATCTCAACAACATCGCCGCGCAGCTTGCGCGCGAATATCCGGCAAGCGACGAACACTTGAGCTTTCGCCTAAGCCGGCCGGGACTTCTGGGTGACATGCTCGGAGGACCGGTTCGGGGATTCATGTTTGGGGTCATGTTGCTTGCTGTCCTCGTGCTGCTCGCAGCCTGCACGAACCTTGGAGGGCTACTCGCCTCGCGCACCGCAGATCGCGCACGCGAGCTTTCCATCCGGGTTGCGCTTGGTTCAAGCCGATCGCGAATTCTGCGACAGCTCGTCGTGGAATCGGTCGTAGTGGCGATCGCCGGCGGTATCGTAGCTCTGTCTTTGTCGGCGGTATTGCTCCAGTTCCTCAGCCGCTGGAGACCGGTGGCCGACTTCCCGCTTCAGTTTCTCGTGCAGCCGGACCGCAAACTCTATTTGTTCGCATTCCTGGTCTCGATTGCGACGGGACTGATCTTCGGCTGCATGCCAGTAAGACAGATTTGGCGCACTGATCCGAACCAGGTCCTTCGGGCTGGAAGTGGCACAGCAGTAGGCACCGGGCGTCTGGCGCTGCGCGATGTATTACTCGGCGTACAGATCGCAGTCTGCTGCTTGCTCGTGACTGCATGCTTTGTCTCGCTGCGCGGATTACAGCGCGCGCTCACTACGCCGTTGGGATTCGATCCGCGAGGCACAACGCTCGCCATTTTCGATCTGCATCTGGCGGGGTACACCGATGAGCAGGTGCCGGCGGTACAGAAACTCCTGTTGGACACTGTGTCGCGCATGCCGGGCGTTACCACGGCGGCGTTTGGCAGCACTACGCCACTCGCGCTCGATCAGTCGAGCACTAGCGTGTTTGACGAGACCATAACTGAGTTCCGCGCGTCAGCGCAGAAATTCCACGCCAGCTACTACCAGGTATCGCCCGGGTACTTCGTTGCTTGCGGCACGCGAATGCTGACAGGACACGAGTTCACATGGCATGACGACGAGCATTCGCCGAAGGTTGCGATCGTGAATGCGGTATTTGCTCGCAGAATGTTCGGCACGGAGCAGGCCGTCGGGAAACGATTCCGATCTCACGGGAAACAACCATGGGAGATCGTTGGTGTCGTGGAACAGGGCAAATATGAGCTCCTGGCGGAAGAACCGCGACCGGCCATCTTTTATCCGATTCTGCAATCGCCCAATACGTCGACGGTGTTGGTGCTGCGCTCGACTTTGGCCTCACAGCAGATGATCCCCGCGATTCGCGAAGCCATCTATCGCATCGATCCGAGTATTCCGATGTTTAACCTGAATAGCTGGCAGGATTCGCTGAGCTTCATGATGCTGCCGGCAGTCGCAGCCACGGTAGCGCTTAGCGTTTTCGGCTCGCTCGCGATCGTCCTCGCTGTTACCGGCTTATTCGGACTTGCCTCTTACACCGTGAGCAAACGGATGCGGGAACTCGGGATTCGTGTGGCTCTGGGCGCTCAGCAGGTGCAGGTGCTTCGTGCCGCGCTCACACGAACCGTACTCCTTCTCCTGATGGGCTCGCTGACTGGACTCTTACTTGGAGTGGCAGCGACGAAGGTGCTGGCTAGCATCGTCTATCACGCTTCTGCCGCCGACCCGCTGGTGTTGCTCGGAGTGGTGGTCACCATGGCCCTGGTTGGACTACTTTCGGCCTCAATCCCGGCGCGAAGAGCGCTGGCAATTCATCCGATGGATTTGTTGCGCGAGGAATAG
- a CDS encoding Ig domain-containing protein, whose product MLSNPTVCAQAPPSGRPFQIVTSNLPPPEIGVEYKAEMRVVGGKPPYQWTILQQSLPHGLTLDSARGVIFGTPQSDAQFSVLVQVSDSSEPPLTITKLMVSNPGPLLAIRWTDRPHISLDHMAGAVRVKNGSKDDVDLVVIVVAVNEYGKAFALRYERLTLPKGVETPDLKFDSSLPLGQYTLNVDAVGEVPAKNAIYRDRREIPGMIVQSQ is encoded by the coding sequence ATGCTCTCCAACCCCACGGTATGTGCCCAGGCGCCGCCGAGCGGCCGTCCCTTCCAGATCGTGACGTCGAACCTGCCGCCGCCCGAGATCGGAGTGGAATACAAGGCGGAGATGAGAGTTGTTGGAGGCAAGCCGCCCTATCAATGGACGATCCTGCAGCAATCGTTGCCGCACGGCCTTACATTGGACAGTGCGCGCGGAGTCATCTTCGGCACACCGCAATCTGACGCTCAGTTCTCCGTCTTGGTGCAGGTCTCCGACTCTTCGGAACCACCTTTAACGATCACCAAGCTCATGGTCAGCAATCCTGGGCCACTGCTCGCAATTCGCTGGACCGACCGTCCGCATATCTCGCTCGACCACATGGCTGGCGCGGTGCGCGTGAAAAATGGCAGCAAAGACGACGTTGACCTGGTCGTCATTGTCGTGGCCGTAAACGAATATGGGAAGGCCTTTGCCTTACGCTACGAGCGCCTGACCCTTCCCAAGGGTGTGGAAACTCCCGATCTGAAATTCGATTCCAGCCTGCCCCTCGGACAATACACGTTGAATGTGGATGCAGTGGGAGAAGTGCCGGCCAAGAACGCTATTTATAGGGATCGCCGCGAGATACCAGGGATGATTGTGCAGTCGCAGTAG
- a CDS encoding helix-hairpin-helix domain-containing protein, which produces MRTNFSFTLAFALAIGGIACSNDPGTTRQQAAKTTEELKQQSREAAGNIKKGAAVAQTQITAAAQGVKEGLNDENSSLVDLNSGNKAQLMGLPGIDEARANAIIADRPYQQPRDVVRKGAITANEYQKISDHVTVGSS; this is translated from the coding sequence ATGCGTACGAATTTTTCTTTCACTCTCGCATTCGCTCTCGCGATTGGTGGTATCGCTTGTTCGAACGATCCCGGGACCACGCGGCAGCAGGCAGCCAAAACCACTGAAGAATTGAAGCAACAGAGCCGTGAAGCTGCCGGAAATATCAAAAAGGGCGCCGCCGTCGCGCAGACTCAAATCACCGCCGCGGCTCAGGGCGTAAAAGAAGGGCTTAACGATGAGAACTCATCCCTAGTAGACCTGAACAGCGGGAATAAGGCTCAACTAATGGGACTACCAGGAATCGATGAAGCACGGGCAAACGCGATCATCGCCGACCGGCCGTACCAGCAGCCTCGGGATGTCGTGAGGAAAGGCGCGATTACCGCGAACGAGTACCAGAAAATCTCCGACCACGTGACTGTCGGCTCAAGTTAG